The Kwoniella shivajii chromosome 4, complete sequence genome segment AAGGTGTTAAGACAAGAGCTTACCAGAATGCCCTGGGAAGAATAAACAAGTGGCTGATGGTGAGTGCCtcagagagagagatccGGCTCCGACGTGTGCGATGATTGGACATGAGAGGAGATTTTACTGTAATTAAGGATCTTGTACTGATGATTGTTCTTTCGCTATACAGGAAACGCTATGCGGTAAGGATGTTACCAGATTCAACGAAATGGCTTTGGCAAGCGTATTAGCAGACGTCACTTTCATTGAAGCCGAAATCAGAAGACTGGATAAACCAGGGCTTGACAGAGTATTTGATGAGGTTAAGCATGTGAGTCGTAAAATCAGAGTTACGGGTTACCCAATACAGAATCACACTGATGGAAAGCTTCATTTAGACCATAAACATCATTCTATCCGATGCAGTCTCGGCGTATATGGAACCTTCGATTCGATCAATGTCATATTCTTCAGTCAGACCTATCAGATTAGCTGTCATGTTAGCTAAGCTGGGTAAAGCTCATGCGTTGGGAGGTGTTCAAAGCAGTatgatgaaagctgaacgaagaagacgagaagCTGATGAGGTCGCTAAGTTGGCTGGGAAATAGGGAGATGGGCGGTGAAAGGTGGGATCAGATTGACATCTGGTCATATGGATGTACTATATCGTTGTATCTCATTAGAATATTGATCGTGCATGGactttcatcattcagtTGACTTTAATAGGAACTGATAGAAGAGGTCCAGAATACTGGTGACATCATTCATCCGATCGATCAGGCACCCAAAGGAATACCTTTTGCCGGTTAGAAAGATTATCTTCCGCAGAAGATGTGAACGTTGACAGCAAACGATCTCGGACTACATTTGATTTGCACACCTATCAAAAGGGTTTCAAAGTCGTGCAAGGACGATAAAGACTGTATATATTGCTCACACGCATCCTatcttcatttcatccaCCATGATCACTCGTCGTCTAGCTTCAACGGTAACGACTTCACCTGGCGACAAATCAACGAGGAAAATTGTATTAGTTGGTGCTGGATTCTTGGGTATGCTCAATTTCCTTCTGAGCTTTCATTGCAGTTCTCGGATGAATGGGACCGAGCATACGAGTAACTAATCTCCTCATCACCTGGAATAGGATCATACATAGCTAAAGCGTTGGTCGCTGACCCAAGGAATCGAGTCCTGCTCGTTTCGAGAAATCCTCAAAAACGTGAGTTTGAGTTCATGCCCACCTCGTCGACCCACTGATGGGAGTTGTTCACTAGTCCATGCAAGTCTATCACGTCTCGGGTCCCAGATTCTTCCTCCACAGTCTACCGATATAACCTCGCCTGAAGCTCCCGAATCGCTTAAAGAAGCGTTCAAAGATGCTTCAGCTGTAGTATCAATGGTTGGACTTTTAGTAGGATCAAACAAACAAATGGACCTAGTCCAACGACAAGGAACAGAATACGTATCTCAAGCGGCTAAAGAATCTGGTGTCAAAAGGGTTGTGGGCATAAGTGCAATtggtgctgatgaaggtggagtaACAGCTTAGTAAGTTCAGACCCCTTCCCATCCTACCCTCATCTGCTCTCCCCCTTCTCtctcccccccccccttttCTTCCCCCAGCCCTACCATCCTTGGCAATGTCAGATTCTACTTTTGCGGCTAACTCCGTACTGATCTCAATATCACCTCCCTATTTTCCCCAATTCTGACATGTGGCTAGCTGGAGGACAAAAGCTTTAGGCGAAAAAGCTATATTCGAAAATCACCCTACTGCAACTATCATCAGACCTTCGATAATCTTCGGACCTGCAGACTCCTTTTTCAACGTGAGCTTcttttcaaacttcttcacGTGATTCTAGAATAATTACGTAGTCTCGCCATATGGATTTTCATCGCTGATGCTCTCACTTGTTAGCGATTCGCAACTTTAGCTAAATGGTTGCCTTTCTTACCTGTTTTCGGTGGTGGTCACGTCAGATTCCAGTGAGTCAGGCCTCATGCTGCGATATCGCCCGTTCAATAAGGACAGTAAAGCGTTGAACATACCAGAACAACGCAAGGCTGATAACGTTCCTCCCGTTTAGACCAGTATATGCCGGAGATATAGCTAGAGCAGTCGAGATTTGTTGTCGTGATGAGCCTGAGGTTGTGAGACAAGTAGGTGGAAAAGTTATTGAGGCTGGTGGACCggatggtgagttttgagCTCTCTGCCATACCTGTCgctcttcaccttcttgcCATCACCATGCAGCAGATGACTCGCACGAAAATCCCAAGGTAGCCGCCCGGACCAGAATGTCTATATATACTGATTCGTAATTAGTCTTCACATACAGGCAAATAATGCAGCTCGTGCTTCGATATTCGGGATATGAGGGAAGTAGAGCGATTATAAGTCTCCCTTTCTGGGTAGGAAAGATACAAGGGTTTTTCTTGGAGAAATTACCAGAAAATCTGTTTACTGTGACTCGAGATCAAGTGAGCTAGTCTCTCCTGCAAGCTATTCCCGAAACGAAAGTCCTTTTAAGAGCCTTCCATGCGTACTATAATCTGCTAATGAGAGTGGTCACATATTCAGGTCGAACAACTACGTGAAGACAATATAGTATCACCGGCGCCACCAATGtattccctttctttcccgGATTTACTGAAAgctttcccatcttcattaccttcttcagcaccGCCAGGAGATGCAGGATTAGCCAGTGTAGAAAAAGTTTTACCAACTTATCTAGGTGTTCAAAAtagggaagaagggaaaaggacTCATGGTAGatcaggtggtcaaggtttggaggatatcaagaagatgtCAGGGATAGGGAAGAAATGATGTTTCAGAATACTCATGGGCTGATCGCAAACAGAAATCAAGGTAGTTTTTATGTAAAAATTCCATTAGTCATCTGAGAGCAAGGTCTATGCTAGTCTAGACAATATGTAGCAGTACTTCTATTTTCAATAATATTATGGCTGTAATTATTTATTGACAACTTTTATCATACACATACAATAGCCTGTTGAATTGCCCTTTCTCCTACTCCTTCTCAATCCGAAGAATCAAATATTATTCCGGGCCATCGATCACGCATTTGATCACAAATTTaccattcttatctttacCAGCTTTAGTGATTTCAAAGGCCTCCAACGCGtctttgaatttgaatgtATGAGTTAAGAGTGGTTCAAGATTTACTAATCCTCTATTTACCAAATCGATCGCGAGGGGACTGCACACGCAGAGTCAGTTACGCTGATAACGCATTGTCCAGACTTGACTGTCGACTTTAAAACTCACTAATCTCCATTCCCATATCTGAGCATCCAATAGATGATATTAGCAACCGTCCAGTACCGCCCAGAGCGTTAAAACCACtctttactcacctccatccACCCTTAATTTGAACCTCATTGGTGGTGATCCTGAACATTGGCACTTGAATATCGGGAGGTCCGAAACCAGTTTGAACATAAGTACCTCTACAATCATCACATTGTGTTAGTGTGCCTGTTTTGAAGCGAGCCACAATTCGATGGCATCGGGACATATCTGTCCTCAGTAAGAATAGAGAGCACTTTACCTCAACTCACCCAGGTTTGATAGCGTTCAATCCCATTTGGATACAAACTTCCGCTCCTGTAGCGTCAACTACCAAGTCGATCGATCCTGGGCCTCTAGTTGGAATACCTAAAGACAATAAAAGATCCGCTGCCGCTCTGACTGAATATGCAGGTCGAGGTTCATCCGCATTTGGTTTGATCTgtttcattatcatccagACTATCATCAGCATTCCGGCCAATCTCCTATTCGAGAGAGGAAATCTGATCGATCGGCAAGACCCGTACCTATGGtcaaaatcactcacaggAATATAGACATCAGTCGCAGCATAATCTTTCGCGAAGTTTAACCTCTCTTCATTTATATCAACAGCAACGATCCTATTTCCTCCTAAACCTTTGGCCACTGCCATAGCTAATAACCCGACAGGTCCAGCACCAAAGATCAAAACGTTATAGCCTGTTCTCATACTTCCTTTATTGGCGACGGCATGTACGGCGACGGAAAGAGGTTCCATCATTGCTCCATACTCTAAGCCGACGGACTCAGGGAGTCGATAAACCAAATCTGCTGGTCTGCGAATATACGACATGATCAAGTTAGCCCATTAGCAGGAAAGGATTGTACTACTGACAATTTGTAATATCGCTGCAAAGTGCCTCCTCTAGAAGGAGGATAAGCTGCGAATACCATGTGCTCGCAGATCTGCAAAGTCCGGtgaacatcaacatcatcctTTCGTCTGATTCAAATTCATTTGAACGCCAATTGGGGAATTGGGGAACCATTTAACAGGTAAGGAGTCATGCGTACCTGATAGCATCCACCTAAAATTGTTTTGATCAGCACAAGTTTTTCTCGGTCATTGGACTTTCCTCACACACCTCTGCAATCCGTACACATTCTACAAGTGACTCCAGGTTCCAAAGCCACTCTATCACCCAATTGCAAAACTCCCTTACTGACTAATCCCTTTGCAGCGTCCTTACTTTTCCCATCAGAACTCAATTTCTCAGCGAGCCGATTCGCTTCATTGGCTTGAAGAGCGACGTTAGCACCAAGCTGAACTAGTACGCCGGCCGATTCGTGACCTAGACACATTGGCTCTTCAAGTGCTACTAGACCCATTCCACCGGTGTTATAAACTGCATAATGAAAGATAAGCTACTGCTTCAAAACCAGAAGTGAATGCTTACAGTGGACATCCGAGCCGCAAATACCCTTGGAGAAATGCAACCATTAGCTGAACATATTTATATTTTGGACTGGAGACAAAAAGATGACATACggtcttcttgatttccaCTAAAACTTCATCGGGACCAAGCTCAGGGATGGGTTGCTAGACAGATTTGAGTCAACTTCGCGCAGCGAGGTGGAGACTTGTGACCTCACTCACCTCCTCGTATCCTGTCTTGAGTTTATCATATAGTATGAAAGCTGGATTATCCTTGGCTGCAAAGTCTGCTGGATGGGGTTTGCCCTCCGGTATAATAGCGTGAGAAGACATGATCAGTGATCGTGATTCAAATGATACGAGATGTTTTCTTGACAGATCGAAAGGCAACTATAAACAAGACGGTATGCCCAATGCAGACATAAAGCCTCTGTGGACCTGCATACAGCATTGCATGCGCAATTCCTATCCGCGACCTGGCTCATCCCGTCATAAACACGACCTAGCACTGTTCTCGCTACATCGGGCCGAAATGATCGGGCAAAAGATGACCCCCGGTGAGAAGTGGAGCCCCCTGGAGATCCCActtcacctataccttcaAGGTCAACCGCCACAAAGATGCTAACACGTGGCTGATGAGAAAGCTTGTCTGGGTAAATGGTAGAGTTAAATAAAGAACTGTGATCGGTGAAAATTCGAAAATCATTTAGATGTTGTATATTTTCTGTCACCGTAACAGCGTTTAATTTATGCGAGTCGATCCAAAAAAGAGTCTCTCGCGTGTTAGTGGTACTTATAGAACACATTCCTACATCGCCccatcattcccatctctTACGCATCTATTCAACCCGCCAAAAGGACCAAGTAGTGTCCACTCAATCGACTCAACCTCCAAAAAGCTCACATACGAGCACTTAGCAACCTTATCCCACATAAACCCTTCTTTGCCGCTCAAGATGCTCACTCGGCAATCCCGTTTCCTTCGAaccattccttcttctgcccCTCCAGCATCCCGACTCGTATCCTCTCCCTCATTCTTGCAAACCAGACAGAAATCAACCGACCGATCGTCGTCTAGTCGAATCCATACTTCATCCACTCAAAATGCCTCTAACAAGCTATCTCCCAGAGACAAGGGTATCAGCGTAGAAGCCAAAGATCGAGTAAGGGCTCATTTCCGAAACTTGCAATCGAGCGCCGTTTCCGGTGCATCACCAGCTGTGAGACCTGCTCCAGCTCAACATTTCCAACCCCCTGCTCCTGCTCAAACCATCCCTAAATCTACCCCAACTTTTGAGAGTGAAAATGGTCCCCAAATAAAGAACGGACTTGATTACTCGTAAGTTGTTTCACTCATCAAACTATATATCTAGAAAGGTCACTGATATCGCTAATTTAGCTTCGTTGGCCTTTCGGGTGGACAAATCTTCCACGAGATGATGCTTCGACACGATGTCAAAAAGGTATTCGGTTACCCAGGTGGTGCTATCTTACCCGTCTTCGATGCCATTtacaactcacctcatttcGACTTTGTCCTCCCCCGTCATGAGCAAGGTGCTGGTCACATGGCTGAGGGTTATGCAAGAGTTTCTGGAAAACCCGGTGTTGTTCTCGTTACTTCTGGTCCTGGAGCAACGAATGTCGTCACACCCATGCAAGATGCTCTTTCAGATGGTTTACCGATGATTGTTTTCTGTGGTCAGGTAGCTACGAATTTGATTGGTTCAGATTCATTCCAAGAAGCGGATATGGTTGGAATATCAAGAAGTTGTACAAAATGGAATGTGATGGTCAAGGATATTGCCGAACTTCCAAGGAGAATCAACGAGGCTTTCAAAATCGCTACCACTGGTCGACCTGGTCCCGTTCTCGTCGATTTACCAAAAGATGTCACAGCCGCTATTCTTAGAACACCTATCCCTGCTAAATCAGCTCAACCTGGATCTTCCCCTTACCTCCCTTCCAACCCCCTCAACCCTGCTAACGCATCGTCACCTATCCCTGGAGAGCCATCTCTCATCTCAGCTGCAGCAAAAATGATCAATAATGCCAAGCGACCAATCATTTTCGCTGGTGCTGGTGTTCTTGCTTCTCCTGAAGGACCCAAACTTCTGAAACAACTTTCTAATAACGGTTCGATCCCTGTGACAACTACTCTACAAGGTCTCGGTATATacgatgaaagagatgagaaggCCCTCCACATGATCGGTATGCATGGTTCGGCTTATGCCAACTTTGCAATTCAGGAAGCCGATGTTGTTATCGCTCTTGGTATCAGATTCGATGATCGAGTGACAGGAAAGGTAGATAGTGAGTGCATTTTTCCACGTGCGTCTACCACCAGCTGATCGATCTTGTCCAGCCTTTGCACCTGCTGCTCAAGCTGCTGCTCTTGAAGGTACAGGTGGTATCATTCACTTTGAAATTCAACCCAAGaacatcaacaagatcataGAGGCCCACCTCCCTGTTCTCGGTGATGTTGTCGCTTCTCTTGACAAACTTGTACCTCAAATTGAAGATGTTGACCGATCAGCTTGGATTGCCCGATGCAAAGCCAACAAAGAGCGGTACCCATTCACTTTCGTCCCCAGTCAAGATGGACAAAAGATGAAACCTCAAGAAGTTGTACAAGAACTCGATCGACAGGCCGAGATTCTGGGAAGTAAGTTGAAATGATAATCCCTAGATTGTCTGAGCTGACTTGTCATCAGAGGAGAATGTCATCATTTCTACTGGTGTCGGACAACATCAAATGTGGGCATGTCAATATTATCGATGGACTGAACCTAGATCATGGGTGTCTTCAGGCGGTTTAGGAACAATGGGTTTCGGTTTACCTTCTGCTATCGGAGCTAAAGTAGCCGCACCTGAGAAGATTGTAGTAGATATCGATGGTGACGCTTCATTCTCCATGACTGCTATGGAATTAGCCACTGCTAGTCAATTCAACATCGGTGTCAaggttcttcttttcaacAATGAGTTCCAAGGTATGGTTGAACAatggcaaggtgagtaattgCGTTTCGATCGGATTAGGGTATACCTGACCAAAGTAAAATCGCAGATTTATTCTACGAGAACAGATATTCACACACAAGAATGACCAACCCTGATTTCATCAAATTGTCAGAATCGATGGGAGCAAAGGCTTTACGATGTACAACTATCAAAGATTTACCAGCAATGATGAAGGAGTTCTTGGAATATGACGGTACAAGACCTATTGTCATGGAGTGTCTCGTTTCAAGTGAACACGTTTATCCTATGGTTCCTGCTGGAAAAGCTCTACATGAGCAGATTGTGAGTGGTAGCTCTCTTTAAACTCGAGGCTAAGCGCTGACATGTTGAGTCATCTAGCTTCACCCTCTCCTTCGAACAAAGTCAAATTAAGTGAGGGAAGAATCGAGAGTTACGAGTATTTCTGCAGTTAATGAGCGCTAGGTGATTTTCTTGTATTGGATGTATATGCATATTCATATGGTTGACATCAAACGTTATTCATCGACTGTCGTACAAATCTATCGCTTTAAACATTCAGGAATCTTATATACAAGATTCACAAAAGTAGTTGATCAACAAGGTTTATCCTAACATATATGGTCCGAATCTCTATGTGTACAGGCTCACAGACTAATCCAATCTCCTTATCTCACTGATGACATCCGCCAGTCCGTCTGCGACGTCCACACCGAATTCCTCAAACACAGCTTGGAGAATTCGTAGACTCTCTACCACTTCACCTAACCTAATTCTCCTCATGCCCTTGTCGTTAGCTTTTCTCCAGTCCGTGAAGGATTCTATGTAATTTATGATGGTTTTGGTCGAGCTGATAGATCGCAAAAGCGACACGCGTATAATCGAATTCGGAGGCtgaccttgatcttgtaACGTCGTGTCGAGTATTGTAAGGGTTTCCAGTAATGTCGATAAGATACTTGTTGTATCGTCAGGtggttgaggttgaagttgCGTTGGCGTATGTGGAATTagcgaaagaagggatgGTCGAAGCGATAGCTGAATAGATGTTAGTAGGATTTTCGAAGGACCAAAACCATTTGCTCTGACTGGTGTTGCCAGTGATGAAGGACTTGAAGGTGAACGAGACttggatgatcttcttggCGAAACTTCAGCTGACTTCTGTGTCGGAGAAGATTGAAGTGAACGAGACTTCAGAGATCTTGCACCCGATGTTGAACCTGAGGAATCTCTATCCATCGGTGTTGAGGTTGGTGAAAGAGGAGCGGATCTTGACGTGACGGTGGTCGATACACCCTGCCATACAGAAGGTGCTGTTGAGGTGTGTTTTTGTGGAAGTAGATAGGGATATCTTGTTTCTTCCCCTTGTGTCTGTGATGTTGAAGCAAGGTCGTGATCCAAGTCCATTTCAATGTCAAAATCGAAGTCTTCAACTCCATTCTTATTTCCTGCACCGGCGACATTGTATATGCTCAATGAATGAATTTCCTCCCAAAGTGATTCAGGGAACTCCTCGTCaatggaattgaagaatCGAGTTAAAGTCATTTGTTTACCACCCAGTGTCGGTATGTCATTTGATTCAGCCTACATATACCAAAAACGTCAGCTCCCTTCCGCGACATTGATACAGGgtgaactcaccttgacacTCAGGTTCTTGTCGTCTGTCCATAACGTCACAGTTGATCCGCTATGCAAGAAATGGAGACAGCATTCTAATATCTGATCGTCATTTCCGCCGTGATCCTAAAACCAGCCGATTGCTCAGCCTTGCGACCTCTTGACGAAACGGAAAACGGAAAGATTCAGATTATGCACTCACGAGGATCCCATTGCCCCACCTTTCTTTCAGACTTTGACATCTCAATGCACCTTTCCCCGTCAATCTTCTATCCCGATGGACCTCCAATATCCAAGTGTTTGCAGCTTGAACTAGACGACCTAGAGTTATAGGCGATCCAGGTTCGGAAGGCACTTTGGATGTTTTCAGTCCGTCTAACTCTGCAGTTAAGCCAGCATCAGCTATAACTCTTCCCCATGAGCGAAAGGTGGTACTGACCGTGGATCACGATTGACGGTATGAGTAAGATGACAGGGCTAGGTCTCAGTGCTACTAACAGAGCATGAATGGTTCGCATCATATTCAAGTGCGAAATGAAAACGTTGGTATCGACAGCTACATAATGGACTGATTTACTGGGCTGACCATCGATGGGAGTCATCTCAGCTGGCCGAGCTGTCATAGCTATCACGTCAAACTTACAGTATGTTCAGGCTCCCagatcatctcttcttcatgCGTATCTGCCATGTCGATGTTCAGGGCAGTGTATCCGTTTTCGCCAGCAGTGATCTCAGTGAACGGAGGAGGCGATCCATTCTGTCGTCGCCTGTCATATTGCTGTGGCACAAACGAAAGCATAACAGAACGTCATCGAGGTGAGATTCGAGTGACGGTCTGAGGTCGGAGAGCTTGGGGTTGACGACTTCAATAAGCCTATTCTGGTCGCAGAGCTTGAAGTTGACGACTTCAATAAGCCTATGAAATGGAGCAAAAAATCAAGCATATGCTGTTGAGCACGGACATCAGAAGTGGCATCCTTTACCAAAAACAAGTCAAGTTTCCGTCGGAAGCTGATGTGGCATCCTTTGGCGCGCTCCGCGGCGCAGATGTGGCACTTCATGTGGCGTTCGTTCTCGACACCAAATTCGTTCATTTCTCGACGGATTCTCGCTCTATCTCATCCATTTCTCGTCCATATGCATTCAAAAAGTCAGGGGATGCAGAATCAAAAAGAACCGACGATGACAAGATTCGAACTTGCGAGCCAGAAGGCATGGGTTTTCTAAACCCACCGAATAACCACTATCGCACATCGCCAATTGGTTATTTGATGTTTTGTCCTCTTTTTTTTGAAATATATACTGAAAAAAAAAGTTGCTCTTGTatttcttcatttgatgTCGTGTTTGAACCCCTTTCAACCCTATAAGACGTCCTTTAGaacttcttttcccatcaaACTTCTTTTACTTCTCACTGAATGCTCAATTGTGATCGTTTCAAGGTAAGCCTCGAGCTCGTCTATTCTAAGGGTGGTAGCCTCTCGCTGAACTATCGTCTGCGACAGATGTACTCGCACGAGAACATACCCAATTGCGTTCCGGATAGCTCATTATCCTTCACTTCCCCCGGCGGGTTACAGCTCCCTCCTAAGCTCGTTCTATACGTCTTCTCCATCCTCGAAGTTCAAGGCGCATGTGGAACGCTCGCCAGGCTCCAGGAGTCTTCGCGAATCACATACAAGCACGTCAATCTATATTTGTATCGACACTTATATCTATTCCGATCAACGTTCGACAAGCTCTTCGCGTTCTTCCACCAAGAGGTCTCACGAGCGACATCATGGGAGTCTCCGGCTTTTTCTGCGCTTAGACAGCTTAACGATCCGATGGATGATGTCGGTCAATTGTTATCTTTGTCTCCAGGGGCAAGGATGATATCACTCTTCACCCTTGTGAAAAAGATAACTTTGACATTTGATATCTCTGAAGAATCTGAAATCTACCCATTCGAGGCTTACAAGATTGTCGCCAGGGCTATGAGTCAATTTGATGGAAGACGACTGTTTTCTGAGGTCACGCACTTCAGAATTCTGGGATCACGAACTTTTCGCTGGTCACCTGGACAAGTCCTCTGGTTCTTCGCTCTTTCCTGTCAACCTAAACACCTCTGTATCAAATGGCCGGACGAAACGTGGAGCTTGATCCATGTCACCGAGGATTTCAAGTCCAACCTCACCAAAGTCGTCGTACACAACGTTGACAGGGTTGCTATCCCTTCAACTGGGGATCTTACTATCGACATGTCCTACGCCATCTCGAACTGCAATCATGAATCATGCGCATCAGGTGAAGGCTGTGCACTCACTACGTTAGCTCATGCTCGCTCGCTTTCTGACACCGCTTCTCTGGTCTCGCAAGCAGAGCACAGAAGCTCGTACTCAATTTTGAGGATCTTGAGTGGAGATGGTATGACAAAAGAATCGGAACATGTATGTAGGCAGATCGTCAACATTGCTCGCCAATTTCTCGAAGAAGATAGCGGCAACTCTCATTTCTGGCACAAGCGCTTTGCGTCCGAGGAAAAGAAAATTGCATGGGAAAAGAGATACGTATCGTTTCTTGATACTGTGGTCATCGTCCCACACAAGGAAGCATTGGCTGAGCCGCCATGCGAAGTCTGCGGAGGTAAGTAATCTCTAAATGTTGGTCTCTCTACGTATGCCACAGCTG includes the following:
- a CDS encoding chlorophyll synthesis pathway protein BchC; protein product: MSSHAIIPEGKPHPADFAAKDNPAFILYDKLKTGYEEQPIPELGPDEVLVEIKKTGICGSDVHFYNTGGMGLVALEEPMCLGHESAGVLVQLGANGLVSKGVLQLGDRVALEPGVTCRMCTDCRGGCYQICEHMVFAAYPPSRGGTLQRYYKLPADLVYRLPESVGLEYGAMMEPLSVAVHAVANKGSMRTGYNVLIFGAGPVGLLAMAVAKGLGGNRIVAVDINEERLNFAKDYAATDVYIPIKPNADEPRPAYSVRAAADLLLSLGIPTRGPGSIDLVVDATGAEVCIQMGLNAIKPGGTYVQTGFGPPDIQVPMFRITTNEVQIKGGWRYGNGDYPLAIDLVNRGLVNLEPLLTHTFKFKDALEAFEITKAGKDKNGKFVIKCVIDGPE
- a CDS encoding acetolactate synthase, mitochondrial; amino-acid sequence: MLTRQSRFLRTIPSSAPPASRLVSSPSFLQTRQKSTDRSSSSRIHTSSTQNASNKLSPRDKGISVEAKDRVRAHFRNLQSSAVSGASPAVRPAPAQHFQPPAPAQTIPKSTPTFESENGPQIKNGLDYSFVGLSGGQIFHEMMLRHDVKKVFGYPGGAILPVFDAIYNSPHFDFVLPRHEQGAGHMAEGYARVSGKPGVVLVTSGPGATNVVTPMQDALSDGLPMIVFCGQVATNLIGSDSFQEADMVGISRSCTKWNVMVKDIAELPRRINEAFKIATTGRPGPVLVDLPKDVTAAILRTPIPAKSAQPGSSPYLPSNPLNPANASSPIPGEPSLISAAAKMINNAKRPIIFAGAGVLASPEGPKLLKQLSNNGSIPVTTTLQGLGIYDERDEKALHMIGMHGSAYANFAIQEADVVIALGIRFDDRVTGKVDTFAPAAQAAALEGTGGIIHFEIQPKNINKIIEAHLPVLGDVVASLDKLVPQIEDVDRSAWIARCKANKERYPFTFVPSQDGQKMKPQEVVQELDRQAEILGKENVIISTGVGQHQMWACQYYRWTEPRSWVSSGGLGTMGFGLPSAIGAKVAAPEKIVVDIDGDASFSMTAMELATASQFNIGVKVLLFNNEFQGMVEQWQDLFYENRYSHTRMTNPDFIKLSESMGAKALRCTTIKDLPAMMKEFLEYDGTRPIVMECLVSSEHVYPMVPAGKALHEQILHPLLRTKSN